One genomic window of Solanum dulcamara chromosome 10, daSolDulc1.2, whole genome shotgun sequence includes the following:
- the LOC129870537 gene encoding HMG-Y-related protein A-like produces MATEEVNNNPNLTQLQPSAPSTLPSYPDMIMAAIEALNEEDGSNKSAIAKQIEGTYGTLPPAHGTLLAHHLNKMKQAGQLVMVKNNYMKPDPNAPPRRGRGRPPKPKAPVPAGYVPPPPRPRGRPPKERDPNAPIVVPMKKTTSSGGSGKKRGRPRKYPMETPTVVPVAVEVAPQQSGAPRGRGRPPKVKTPVAATVGA; encoded by the exons ATGGCTACTGAAGAAGTAAATAATAACCCAAATCTTACTCAACTTCAACCTTCAGCTCCTTCAACTCTTCCTTCTTATCCTGAt ATGATAATGGCAGCTATAGAAGCGTTGAATGAAGAAGATGGGTCTAATAAATCAGCAATAGCGAAGCAGATTGAAGGGACTTATGGTACACTACCACCAGCGCATGGTACACTCCTTGCACATCACTTAAACAAAATGAAGCAAGCTGGGCAGCTAGTTATGGTGAAGAACAATTACATGAAGCCAGACCCAAACGCGCCGCCGCGTCGTGGACGTGGACGTCCGCCGAAGCCGAAAGCTCCGGTTCCGGCTGGGTATGTACCACCTCCACCTAGACCACGTGGACGACCGCCGAAGGAGCGTGATCCAAACGCTCCTATTGTAGTACCTATGAAGAAGACGACAAGTTCTGGGGGGAGTGGGAAAAAACGTGGAAGGCCACGGAAGTATCCGATGGAAACTCCGACGGTGGTGCCTGTGGCGGTGGAGGTGGCGCCCCAGCAAAGTGGTGCTCCGAGAGGAAGAGGAAGGCCGCCGAAGGTGAAAACTCCGGTAGCTGCAACTGTAGGGGcttaa
- the LOC129870235 gene encoding protein PLANT CADMIUM RESISTANCE 2-like, which produces MKSSTSSSDQYQKFSSSFGDETPSPMDVRLSSKTQLYVETMDRQPAMYRKKKNDVPWSTGLCDCMSDPKNCCITFWCPCITFGQVAEIIDKGSNSCGVNGALYAIIICVTGCPCFYSCFYRSKMRQQYLLKENPCGDCLVHCFCEACALCQEYRELKNRGVDMSIGWHGNVERQNRGVIMPPTIEGGMNR; this is translated from the exons ATGAAATCTTCAACAAGTTCAAGTGATCAATACCAGAAATTTTCATCTTCCTTCGGCGACGAAACACCGTCGCCGATGGATGTTCGATTGAGTTCAAAAACTCAACTTTACGTAGAAACAATGGATCGACAACCGGCAATGtatagaaaaaagaagaatgaTGTTCCATGGTCAACTGGCTTATGTGATTGTATGTCAGATCCCAAGAATT GTTGTATTACATTCTGGTGTCCATGCATCACTTTTGGACAGGTTGCTGAGATTATTGACAAGGGTTCTAACT CTTGTGGAGTAAATGGAGCATTATATGCAATAATAATATGTGTGACTGGTTGCCCATGTTTTTACTCATGTTTCTATCGTTCCAAAATGAGACAACAATATTTGTTAAAAGAAAATCCTTGTGGAGATTGTTTGGTTCATTGCTTTTGTGAAGCTTGTGCCTTATGTCAAGAATATCGTGAGCTCAAAAATCGTGGAGTTGATATGTCCATTg GATGGCATGGAAATGTGGAGAGGCAAAATCGTGGAGTGATCATGCCACCAACAATTGAAGGTGGAATGAATAGATAA
- the LOC129870234 gene encoding glucan endo-1,3-beta-glucosidase 3-like codes for MKSSMDLLLLLLISHLVTFAHSVDEEAFVGVNIGTDVSDMPSPAQVVALLKAQQIRHIRLFDADQAMLLALAHTEIRVTVSVPNDQLLGIGQSNATAANWVSRNIISHVPATNITAIAIGSEVLTTLPNAAPLLVSAMKFIHSALVAANLDTNIKVSTPHSSFIILDSFPPSQAFFNRSLDPVMVPLLKFLQDTGSYFMLNVYPYYDYMKSNGVIALDYALFRPLPPNKEAVDSNTLLHYTNVFDAIVDAAHFSMSYLNFSIPIIVTESGWPSKGDSSEPDASLDNANTYNSNLIRHVLNNTGTPKHPGVAVSTYIYELYNEDLRPGSISEKNWGLFDSNGVPVYIMHLTGSGTVLANDTTNQTYCVAKENADKKMVQAALDWACGPGKVDCTPLLQENPCYDPNTVFAHASYAFDAYYHKMGMADGTCNFNGVAKVTTTDPSHGSCKYPGSGRRNGTFTNSSSVAPSSDSASGCHSQYSHDVHTFLSSLIVGLLTLWTAASL; via the exons ATGAAGAGCTCAATGGATCTTCTTCTACTTCTTCTTATTTCACATTTAGTAACTTTTGCTCATTCTGTTGATGAAG AGGCCTTTGTTGGTGTAAACATTGGAACCGATGTCTCAGACATGCCCAGTCCAGCTCAGGTGGTGGCTCTCCTCAAAGCACAGCAGATTCGGCATATCAGGCTATTTGATGCTGACCAAGCTATGCTACTTGCACTTGCTCATACTGAAATCCGTGTCACTGTTTCTGTACCAAATGATCAGCTCTTAGGAATTGGTCAGTCGAATGCCACTGCTGCCAATTGGGTTTCCCGAAATATCATCTCTCATGTTCCTGCCACCAATATCACAGCCATCGCCATCGGTTCTGAAGTCCTTACCACTCTTCCTAATGCTGCTCCTCTCTTGGTCTCTGCCATGAAATTTATTCACTCTGCCCTTGTTGCAGCTAATCTTGACACTAATATAAAAGTCTCCACCCCTCATTCGTCTTTTATTATCCTTGACTCATTTCCACCCTCACAAGCTTTTTTCAATCGATCGTTGGATCCTGTGATGGTTCCGTTGCTCAAATTTTTGCAGGACACTGGGTCCTATTTCATGCTCAACGTATATCCATACTATGATTATATGAAATCCAATGGTGTTATTGCATTGGACTATGCTCTCTTTCGCCCCCTTCCACCTAACAAGGAAGCTGTTGATTCTAACACACTCCTCCACTATACTAATGTATTTGATGCCATTGTTGATGCAGCACATTTTTCTATGTCCTACTTGAACTTCAGTATTCCCATTATAGTGACGGAGTCAGGTTGGCCATCTAAGGGTGACTCCTCTGAGCCAGATGCCTCTCTTGACAATGCTAATACTTATAATAGCAACTTGATTAGGCATGTTCTTAACAACACTGGGACTCCCAAACATCCTGGGGTTGCAGTTAGTACGTACATTTATGAGCTTTACAACGAAGATCTGAGACCTGGGTCTATATCCGAGAAGAACTGGGGGCTTTTCGATTCCAATGGAGTGCCAGTTTATATCATGCATTTGACAGGATCTGGAACGGTGTTGGCTAATGACACTACAAACCAAACCTATTGTGTTGCAAAGGAAAACGCGGATAAAAAAATGGTGCAAGCTGCACTGGATTGGGCTTGTGGACCAGGGAAAGTAGACTGTACTCCTTTGTTGCAAGAAAACCCTTGCTATGACCCAAATACTGTGTTTGCTCATGCATCATATGCTTTTGATGCATATTATCACAAGATGGGCATGGCCGATGGAACTTGCAACTTCAATGGGGTTGCTAAAGTCACTACCACTGATCCTA GTCATGGTTCTTGTAAATATCCAGGAAG TGGAAGGAGAAATGGCACCTTCACGAATAGCTCCTCGGTTGCTCCATCATCAGACTCAGCTTCGGGCTGTCATTCACAATATTCCCACGATGTTCATACTTTCTTGAGCTCTCTAATTGTTGGTTTGTTGACACTCTGGACTGCAGCTTCCTTGTAG
- the LOC129871167 gene encoding uncharacterized protein LOC129871167 has product MALEWVILGFAAGAEAIMVVLLTFPGTYALRKGLISVTRNLLKPFLSIIPFCLFLLLDIYWKYETRPRCKSAESCTPTELMRHQKSVMKNQRNALLIASALMFYWLLYSVNRLVTRVEELNQRVDKLQNKE; this is encoded by the coding sequence ATGGCATTAGAATGGGTAATTCTAGGGTTCGCTGCAGGAGCAGAAGCAATTATGGTAGTGCTCTTAACATTTCCGGGTACATACGCGTTACGTAAAGGTTTAATATCCGTAACCCGAAATCTTCTCAAACCATTTCTTTCCATAATTCCGTTTTGTTTGTTCTTGTTATTGGATATTTATTGGAAGTACGAGACTCGGCCGAGATGTAAATCGGCCGAGTCTTGTACTCCCACGGAACTCATGAGGCATCAGAAATCGGTTATGAAGAACCAGCGTAATGCGCTGTTGATCGCGTCCGCGTTGATGTTTTATTGGCTGCTTTATTCTGTGAATCGATTGGTTACTCGAGTTGAAGAGTTGAATCAAAGGGTTGACAAGTTACAGAATAAAGAATAA